In the Sphingobacterium sp. PCS056 genome, TGATGTCAACAGCTATCTTACGGCTTGTATGATAGACAATTGTTGCGCTACTTTTTCAGCGATTGTAATAAATGCCCTTGTTGTTGGATCTTCTGCATCTATGGCAGTTGGAAAGCCATTATCACCCGCATCAGATATTCCTTTTAATAATGGAATTTCACCCAAGAAAGGTATTTTGTATTCTTCGGCCAATCGCATTCCACCACCTTTGCCAAAAATATAATATTTGTTTTCAGGTAATTCGGCAGGAGTAAAATATGCCATATTTTCAACAATACCTAATAATGGTATATTTATGGAATCCATCAAGAACATACCCATGCCCTTAATAGCATCTGCTAAAGCAACCTGTTGTGGTGTAGTTACAATAACCGCACCTGCTATAGGGTAGTTTTGAGCAACAGTTATATGGATGTCCCCTGTGCCTGGGGGCATATCGATTACTAAATAGTCTAGATCTCCCCAGTCTGTATCATTTAACAATTGTTTGATAGCAGATGTCGCCATAGGCCCTCTCCATGGAATAGGTTGATTTGGATCCGTAAAAAATCCAATAGATAATAACTTGATTCCAAATTTTTCTATTGGCTGTATTTTGACAGTGCCATCTTCATGTTGCACTGACTGAGGTTTTTCACCCTCAAGCCCAAACATAATAGGAAGTGATGGCCCATAGATGTCTGCATCTAAAAGTCCAGTCTTTGCCCCTTTAGCATGTAATGATAAAGCAAGATTTGCTGCAACAGTAGATTTGCCCACACCACCCTTTCCAGAAGAAACGAGTATGATGTTTTTGATTCCTAAAAGTTGATTTCCCTCTTTACCCAGCACGCGTGATGTCATATGAACATCTACTGCAATGTTCTTGTCAATAAAATGTGCGATTGCATTTCGACAGGCATGTTCAATATGATCTTTAAGCGGGCATGCCGGTGTCGTTAAAACAACTTCAAAAGATACTTTTTGATCTTCAATTACAATATTTTGAATCATATTGAGTGTAACCAAATCTTTTTTCAAATCTGGTTCCTCTACATATGATAATGCTTCTAGTACTTGTTCTTTGGTTATCATCTGATATATGGATGCATGTATATTAAACCACAAATTTACTGAATGATAAATTAAAACTTGTCATAAAGATGTTTTTAATGATATTAAGATTTAATTTTTACATTTGGATATTCAAACCCGAGTGTCATACGTTTTTATAATATGTCCAATAATCTTAAGACTCTTCTTCGCTCCAAAAAAATGCGAATCTTGTACATCGTACTGGGAGTTATTTCTATATTTATAGTTGCAGGAGGTGTTTTTGCATACCAAAAAAGGGATGGCCTGTTGCTGTCTGCTATTAACAAGGCAAAGGAAAAGCTTGCAACTAAATATGATTTAGATCTCAAAATTCAATATTATTCTTTCAAGGGGCTATCTTCTGTACAATTCCAAAATATCATCTTACAACCTAAGGGAAAAGAACAATTAGCCCATATACAAGATCTGACGGTCTCTGTTCGTATATTTCCTTTATTATTTGGAGATGTTAAGTTAGGTCAAATAATAATGAATAATAGTGCTGTTACATTAATCAAAAAGGACTCTACGAGTAATTATGATTTTCTGTTTAAGAAAAAAAATAGGGATAGCACGACAAATGATAAAATCGAAACTAATTTTGCAGATTTGGCAGATCGTATGTTGAAAAGTATATTCTTTAAGATTCCAAAGAATATGGATATGCAAAATTTTGAACTTTCATATCAGGATGATAGCACTTCGCAACGGATTTCAATTCCTGAAGCTGAAATTTCTGGTGGAGATCTGAAAACAAAATTTTTACTAAATGAGCATGAAGCCGTGTGGAATTTAGAGGGTACTGTAGATCCCGATGGTAAAGAATTGTATGTCCGTTTATTCTCAGATGCTAAAGATGTCGAACTACCTTTACTAAGGCGTAAGTTTGGGTTAAAAGCAAGTTTTGATGCCATTTCCTTTCGTCTGAATAAGGTCAATCGTAAAAATAAAGAACTTTTATCCTTATCAGGTGAGTGGGGTTTTGAAAATTTAAAACTTAATCATTGGAGAATTTCTGATAAAGATGTTTTATTCCCTGAGGGGTTGATGAGTGGTACATTAAATATTGGGAAGAATTATCTGGAGGTAGATAAGGAAAGTAAAGTTAAAGTAAAAGAATTTGAGTTCAATCCATATGTAAAATATGTCCATAAACCCAGTAAACAATTGGCACTTGCTATACATACTGATCGTATTGAAGCTCAGAAATTTTTTGATGCGATTCCACAGGGTTTGTTTCATTCATTAGAAGGAATACACGTTTCTGGACACATGCAATACGATCTAAATTTTGCGTTGGATTTCAAAAAACCAAATGAAGTTGTCTTTACTTCAAAAATGGATGACAAAGATCTAAAAGTAGAAAAATGGGGTAATGCTAATATCCAAGAATTAAATACAGCTTTTACTTATACTGCTTATGAAAAGGGAGAACCCATGCGTACAATTATATTGGGGCCTCAAAACAAAGATTTTACACCGTTGGGACAGATTTCAAAGTATATGCAAATATCATTAATCAATACGGAGGATCCTTTCTTTTTTTCGCACAATGGTTTTCAAGAAGAAGCATTTCGTCTATCTATAGCAACAAATTTGAAAGAAAAAAAATTTAAGCGAGGAGCAAGCACAATCTCGATGCAACTGGTGAAGAATGTTTTTTTAAATCGTAATAAAACCGTTGTACGTAAAGTAGAAGAAATTATATTAGTCTGGTTGATGGAATCATCCAAACAAGTGAACAAAAAGAGACTTTATGAAGTGTATCTGAATGTAATTGAGTGGGGTAATAATGTTTATGGTATTACGGAGGCTGCGCGCTATTACTTTGGTAAGAAACCCGCAGATTTAAATTTAGGAGAAAGTATCTTTTTATCAAGTATTGTTCCTAGACCTAAGACCGGGATATATTCCTTTGATTGGACAGGACATCTGAAGTCAAATATTCTTCGCTATTTTAATACCTATGGTCATATCATGGTCAAGACGAAGCAGATTAGCGTAGATTCCACAATGTCAAATTATGGTTTTTATCAAGTACAGTTAGTGCCACATCTGCGTTCTGCAAGACCTGCTTTTGTAGACTCATTGCAAGCTGACTCGTTAGATATAGGAGTAGGGGAAGACAGTTTTTTAGACTTGGACGAGACAACTGATGCGCACAAACGCTCTATTTTTGATAAATTGATAGGGCGAAATAAAGAAGAAAAATAAATGAAGCAGATAAAGATAGATCAGTTACATTTTGAATTGATGATTGATGACAATCAAATTCAGAAACGGATACGTTTGATCGGCGTTGATATTAATCATCGTTATGAGAATAAAAATCCGGTATTTATTGGAGTATTAAATGGTTGTTTCATGTTTATGAGCGATTTACTAAAGCAGGTTGTAATTCCATGTGAAATGTCTTTTGTAAAGCTGTCGTCTTACCATGGAACCAATCAGGGTGATATGCATGAACTCATCGGATTAGGTATAGATCTTAAAGGAAGAGATGTTATTATTGTCGAAGATATTGTTGACTCGGGGAACTCTTTAAAATATACAATCGCAGCTATTGAGAAAATGTTGCCCGCTAGCGTTGTTGTGTGCACTTTATTATTAAAACCTGAATGTTTACAATACGATTTTGAAAACATTCAGTATGTAGGTTTTGAAATTGAGAAGGAATTTGTCGTCGGTTACGGTATGGATTATAACGGCCTCGGACGTAATATTCCAGATATTTATAAAAACGTTCCTGCTTAATTCCTAAATGAACAAGAATTAAGGTGATCATTGACCATTCCTACAGCTTGCATATAGGCGTAACAAATGGTTGATCCGAAAAATTTGATACCTCTTTTTTTTAGATCTTTAGAAATTGAATCAGATTCTGCAGATGTAATCGCTACATCTTTTTGTGTGGCAATACTATGCTCTATAGGTTCCTGATTAGGCATAAAACTATAAAGATATTGGTAAAAGCTACCAAATTCCTCCTGTATCTTGATAAAAATCTGAGCATTCGTTATAGAAGTTTCAATTTTTCTTCTATGGCGAATGACTCCAGAATTTGTCAAGATATCTTCCACTTTTTCTGATGTGAATTTTGAAACTGCTTGTACATCAAAGTCGGCAAATGCTTCTTTGTATTGCTCTCTTCTTTTTAAAATAGTAATCCAGCTAAGTCCAGCCTGAGCAGATTCTAGAATCAAGAATTCAAAAAGAGTTTTATCATCTTTGACTTGTTTACCCCATTCTAAATCATGGTATTCCATATAAAGCGGATCATTCCCGCACCATAAACATCTCGTTGTTGACATTGGCTATCGTTTAATTTTTTGATGAAGTTAAGAAAAGCATTTGTAATGTTTTTTTTCTAAGCCAAATTTTATCCTAACTTTACAACTCTTAAGAATTTCAAATCAATGCAGGTGAGGTTAAGCTACGTTATTCAGTTTATTTTTTTCTTTTTTATGTTGTTTGTTCAACAGGCAAAAGGACAGGAGCTGACCGATTCAATGGCTGTGCTTTCGACTGATTCAACGGCAGTACAAGATACATTAGCTCAAGTTATGGTTCCAAAAGGGCAAGAATTGCTTCATCTTTCTGTTGCTAAACCTTATCGCATATTGGACATTGTTGGAGATGAGATTGTGCTTCATAATTTGAATTCTT is a window encoding:
- a CDS encoding transglycosylase domain-containing protein → MRILYIVLGVISIFIVAGGVFAYQKRDGLLLSAINKAKEKLATKYDLDLKIQYYSFKGLSSVQFQNIILQPKGKEQLAHIQDLTVSVRIFPLLFGDVKLGQIIMNNSAVTLIKKDSTSNYDFLFKKKNRDSTTNDKIETNFADLADRMLKSIFFKIPKNMDMQNFELSYQDDSTSQRISIPEAEISGGDLKTKFLLNEHEAVWNLEGTVDPDGKELYVRLFSDAKDVELPLLRRKFGLKASFDAISFRLNKVNRKNKELLSLSGEWGFENLKLNHWRISDKDVLFPEGLMSGTLNIGKNYLEVDKESKVKVKEFEFNPYVKYVHKPSKQLALAIHTDRIEAQKFFDAIPQGLFHSLEGIHVSGHMQYDLNFALDFKKPNEVVFTSKMDDKDLKVEKWGNANIQELNTAFTYTAYEKGEPMRTIILGPQNKDFTPLGQISKYMQISLINTEDPFFFSHNGFQEEAFRLSIATNLKEKKFKRGASTISMQLVKNVFLNRNKTVVRKVEEIILVWLMESSKQVNKKRLYEVYLNVIEWGNNVYGITEAARYYFGKKPADLNLGESIFLSSIVPRPKTGIYSFDWTGHLKSNILRYFNTYGHIMVKTKQISVDSTMSNYGFYQVQLVPHLRSARPAFVDSLQADSLDIGVGEDSFLDLDETTDAHKRSIFDKLIGRNKEEK
- a CDS encoding DNA-3-methyladenine glycosylase I, translated to MSTTRCLWCGNDPLYMEYHDLEWGKQVKDDKTLFEFLILESAQAGLSWITILKRREQYKEAFADFDVQAVSKFTSEKVEDILTNSGVIRHRRKIETSITNAQIFIKIQEEFGSFYQYLYSFMPNQEPIEHSIATQKDVAITSAESDSISKDLKKRGIKFFGSTICYAYMQAVGMVNDHLNSCSFRN
- a CDS encoding Mrp/NBP35 family ATP-binding protein, whose translation is MITKEQVLEALSYVEEPDLKKDLVTLNMIQNIVIEDQKVSFEVVLTTPACPLKDHIEHACRNAIAHFIDKNIAVDVHMTSRVLGKEGNQLLGIKNIILVSSGKGGVGKSTVAANLALSLHAKGAKTGLLDADIYGPSLPIMFGLEGEKPQSVQHEDGTVKIQPIEKFGIKLLSIGFFTDPNQPIPWRGPMATSAIKQLLNDTDWGDLDYLVIDMPPGTGDIHITVAQNYPIAGAVIVTTPQQVALADAIKGMGMFLMDSINIPLLGIVENMAYFTPAELPENKYYIFGKGGGMRLAEEYKIPFLGEIPLLKGISDAGDNGFPTAIDAEDPTTRAFITIAEKVAQQLSIIQAVR
- the hpt gene encoding hypoxanthine phosphoribosyltransferase; protein product: MKQIKIDQLHFELMIDDNQIQKRIRLIGVDINHRYENKNPVFIGVLNGCFMFMSDLLKQVVIPCEMSFVKLSSYHGTNQGDMHELIGLGIDLKGRDVIIVEDIVDSGNSLKYTIAAIEKMLPASVVVCTLLLKPECLQYDFENIQYVGFEIEKEFVVGYGMDYNGLGRNIPDIYKNVPA